Part of the Sphingomonas sp. Leaf357 genome, ATGTTCGTAGCGCGCCATGGTCGAGGCGTCCGGGTTCGCCTTGTCGAACTCGGCGAGCGCGAAATCATAGGCGTCGCCATGCCCCATCGCCTTTTCGAAGATCGACGGATTGGAGGTGACGCCGGTCAGCCCATCCTCCTCGACCAATTTCTGCAGGCCGCCCTCGGCGAGGAACTTGCGATCGACGAAGTCGAGCCAGACGGCTTGTCCCCGTGCGGCGAGATCGTTCAAACGGCCCATCACTTCGTCTCCATCACGGATTTGGCGACTTCCACGACCTTGGGGATCGTGAAGCCGAACTTGTCGGCCAGCTTGGCGAGCGGGGCAGAGGCGCCGAACGTCGCCATGCTGATCGCCTTGCCTTCGAGACCGATATAGCGATCCCAGCCGATTTCGCTGCCCATCTCGATCGAGACGCGCGCCTTGATCGCCTTCGGCAGCACGCTTTCCTTGTATTCGTCCGACTGACGCTCGTAGCGGAACCAGCTCGGCATCGAGACGACGCGCGCGGCGATGCCCTCGCTCTTGAGCTGCTCGTACGCGCCGATCGCCAACGATACTTCGGATCCGGTGGCGATCAGGATCACCTGCGGATTTTCGCTGTCGGCCAGCACATAGGCGCCCTGCTCGAGGCCATCGGCGCTGGCATATTTGGTCCGATCGAGCGTCGGCAGCGCCTGACGCGACAGCACCAGAGCATGCGGATGGCCGCTGTCCTTGACGATTGCCTTCCATGCCGCCGCCGCCTCGTTGGCGTCCCCGGGGCGGATCGTGTCCATGCCCGGTGTCGCCCGCAGCATGGCGAGTTGCTCGATCGGCTGGTGGGTCGGGCCGTCTTCGCCGACGCCGATCGAATCGTGCGTGAAGATCCACACCGCGCCGATCTCCATCAGCGCGGACAGGCGCACCGGGGGACGCATGTAATCGAGGAACACGAAGAAGGTGGAGCCGTAACCGCGCAGGTGCGACAGCGACATGCCGTTGACCACCGCGCCCATGCCGTGTTCGCGCACGCCGAAGTGGAAGTTCACCCCGTCATAGCTGCCGGGTTCGAACGACTTGCCACCCTTGATGTCGGTCTTGGTCGAGGGCGCGAGATCGGCCGAGCCGCCGAGCAGCCATGGCACCTTGGGCACGATCGCGTTCAGCACCTTGCCCGCCGCGTCGCGGCTGGCAATGCCCTTGGCATCGGGCTCGAACACCGGAATATCGGCATCCCAGCCTTCGGGCAGCGTATCCGACAGCAGAGCATCGAGTTCGGTGGCGAGATCGGGGAACGCCGTGCGATACTTGGCCAGCGTGGCTTCCCACTCCTCGCGCGCCGGGCGTCCGCGATCGGCGATGGCACCGTTGAAATGCTCGACCACGCCATCGGGGACGTAGAAGGTCTTGTCCTCGGGCCAGCCATAAGCGCGCTTGGTCTCAGCGATCACGGCGTCGCCCATCGCATCGCTGTGCGCCTTGGAGGTACCGGCGATCGGGCTGCCGTAACCGATGACCGAGTGAACGATGATCATCGTCGGCTTGTCGTCGGTCTTGCGGAAGGTATCGAGCGCCGCGGCCAACGCCGCACAATCGTTGGCATCGTCGACATGGATGACGTTCCAGCCATAGGCTTCAAAGCGCTTGCCGACGTCCTCGTCGAACGTCAGGCTCGTCTTGCCCTCGATCGTGATGTGGTTGCTGTCGTAGATCCAGCACAGGTTGCTGAGGCGCAGATGCCCGGCGAGGCTCGCGGCCTCCTGGCTCACCCCCTCCATCAGGTCGCCGTCACCCGCGAGCGTGTACACGTCGTGATCGAACAGCGTGTAATCCGGCTTGTTGTAGCGCGCGGCGAGCCAGCGCTCGGCGATCGCCATGCCGACCGAATTGCCGCAACCCTGCCCCAACGGACCGGTGGTCGTCTCGACCCCGGTGGTATGACGATATTCGGGGTGGCCCGGCGTCTTCGAGCCGATCTGGCGGAAATTCTCGATATCGTTCAGGCTGACCGCCTCGTGGCCGGTCTTGTTGCCCTTGCCATCGACCTCGTCGACCTTGGCGAGGTGCAGCAGCGCGTAGAGCAGCATCGAGGCATGGCCCACCGACAGCACGAAGCGGTCGCGATTCGGCCAATCGGGCTTCGCCGGATCGTAGCGCAGGAATTGCGACCAGAGCGTGTAGCCGACCGGCGCCATCGCCATCGGCGTGCCGGGATGGCCCGAATTCGCCTTCTGCACCGCGTCCATCGTCAGGGTGCGGATCGTGTCGATCGTCAGCCGCGACAGCGATCCGTCCTCGTGGAGACTGGTCCCGTCCTGTTTCGAACGGGTGTCGGCGGTTGCGGTGTCGCTCATGACGGGTCGATCCTTCTTGTCGCTGCCCCAACGCGAAGGGGCGTCCGAGGTTGCGGCTTCTGCGGTCTTATCTCGCGCGGTCAACCCGACTCACCGCGCCATCATGCGCGATATAGGCCGAATCGATCTCGTCCAGGAACAGGCCGTGCCCGAGAAGTCCCGGAATCGCAGCCAGTTGCGCGGCGGTGGCGAGGGGATCGAACGCGCCCGGAAATTTGCTGTCGAGGATCAGATTGTCCTGATCGGTGCGCCATGGCCGGCCATCCCGGAGCCGCAGCACCGGAGTCGCGCCGAGCCTGGCGATGCGATCGGCCACGAACGCACGGGCGAGCGGCAGAACCTCGACCGGCACCGGCGCATGGCCGAGCATGGCGACGCGTTTCGACCCGTCGGCGATGGCGATCATCCGGCGCGCGGCGGTGGCGACGATCTTTTCGCGCAGCATCGCCCCGCCCGCGCCCTTGATCGCGCGGGCCTGCCCGTCGATCTCGTCCACGCCGTCGATCGCGATGTCGATCTCGGCGATGTCGTCAAGCGGCAGGACGGCAATTCCCGCCGCGCGCGCCGCAGCCTCGGTCGCCAGCGACGTGGCCACGGCGGTGATCTTCAGGCCCGCGCGCACCCGCTCGCCGAGATGCGCGATCAGATGGGCGGCGGTCGATCCGGTGCCGAGACCGACGATCATGCCCGCGTCGATTTCGGCCGCGGCGGCGATCGCGGCGAGGCGCTTGTCGTCGTCCGCGCTCATTTCGCCATGGCCTGCTCGAACAATGGCGATCCAAGATGGGCCGCGAGCCAGCGCTGCACGTTCGGCAGGACCTGCGCGTCGAACCAGTCTCGATCCACCGCCGCGAACTGGCGGACGAACGGCATCAGCGCGATATCGGTCAGGCGGCGCGCCTCGCCGCACAGATTGGTCGTACCGGCAAGGCGGGTTTCGAGTCCGCCCAGCAGCGCCAGCCCTGCCGCGCGATGCTCGAGCGGGGCGCTGCCGTGCCGTTCGGGATATTTGTAGCGATCGAGATGGTGCTTGAACGGCCCGTCATTGGCGGCGATCAGATCCGCATCGTCGCCGGCCAGCCACCGTTCGGGATCGTTCTCCGCCAGCGCCCGGCGCATGATCGCCAGGCTCTCGTCGATCACCTCACCATCCGGCAGCACGAGCACAGGGACGGTCCCCTTGGGCGAGGCCGCGAGCATCGCCGCCGGCTTGTCGCGCAGCTTCACCTCGACCGTCGCGAACGCCGCGCCGCTGACCAGCAACGCCATCCGCGCGCGGATCGCATAGGGGCAGCGGCGGAAGCTGTAGAGGATCGGCGCGGTCATCACGCCTGCATGTAGGGTGGCATGCCGGGCCGATCCACTCTTGCCTTCCGCCCCGCGCGCCGCGATGGCTCGGCCATGCAGACAGAGGCCGTCCTCGGATTCGATTTCGGCACCACCAACAGCGTCGCGGCGCTGTCGGTGGGCGGGGCCGCGCCGGACATGGTCGCCTTCGACACGCCGAACGGGACGGACGCGGTATTCCGATCGGCCTTGTGCTTCTGGCAGGACGAGGACGTGCGCGGCGGACTGGCGGTGGAGGCCGGGCCGTGGGCGATCGCCGAATATCTCGATTATCCCGAGGCGAGCCGATTCGTGCAATCGTTCAAGTCGGTCGCGGCCAGCCCGGTATTCGAACATGCCACGATCTTCGAACGGCGGTTCCGGTTCGAGGAGATGGGGCAACTGTTCCTGGACAAGCTGGCGGCGCGATCGGGCGGGACGCTGGGCGGCGTGCCGGCCCGGATCGTCGTCGGGCGGCCGGTGGAATATGCCGGCAGCCGGCCGGACGAGGCGCTGGCCCGCACCCGCTACGACGCGATGTTCGCCCGGTTCGGGGCGGACGTGCATTACGTCTACGAGCCGGTCGGCGCGGCGTTCAGCTTCGCCGCGCGGCTGACGGAGCCGGCGACGGTGCTGGTCGCCGATTTCGGCGGCGGGACGAGCGACTTCTCGGTCGTGCGCGTTGCGGCGCCGGGGGCGGAGCGGCGGTGCGTACCGCTGGGGCATGCGGGGATCGGGATTGCCGGGGACCGGTTCGATTATCGCATCGTCGATCGGCTGGTGCTGCCGATGCTGGGCAAGGGCGGCAATTACAAATCGTTCGACAAGGTACTGGAAATCCCGCGCGGCTATTTCAGCGATTTCGCCGACTGGTCGAAACTGGCGCTGATGCGCAATCGCAAGACGCTGGCCGATTTGGACAAATTGCGCCGCAGCGCGATCGACCAGGCGGCGATCGGGCGGATGATCGCGGTGATCGAGCAGGAACTGGGCTATCCGCTGTACGACGCGGTCGGGCGATTGAAGCGCGCTCTGTCCGCCGACACGCACGCGCATTTCCATTTCGAAGGCGCCGGGCTGGAAATCGAGGCGGAGGTGACGCGCGCGGAATTCGAAGGCTGGATCGTCGGGGATATCGCGCGGATCGAACAGACCGTGGATCGCGCGCTGGCGGCGAGCGGCGTGACGGCGGACGGGATCGACCGGGTGTTCCTGACCGGCGGCACATCGCTGACCCCGGCGGTACGGGCATTGTTCGTACGGCGTTTCGGGGAGGATGCGATCGCCAGCGGCGGCGAACTCACCTCGATCGCGCACGGGCTCGCGCTGATCGGGCAGGAGGCGGATCTGGCGGCGTGGTCGGTGTGAAAAACGAGGCTTGTTTCCTGTAATCCGTCCGTCCTGAGCCTGTCGAAGGACTGTCCTTCTTTCGACCCTTGAACAGAAGGGCAGTGCTTCGACAAGCTCAGCACGGACGGTATATGGAATACTCGTCCCTACCCCTTCGCCCATTCCGTCAGCAGCGTGAAGGCTATGGCGTAGGGCGGCGGTGGCAGAAACGCACCGGTCCCGCCGGCCAGCACGTCGCGCACCTCTTCGCGCGACACCCAGATCGCGTCCTCCAGTTCGTTGGTGTCGAGCGTGATCGTGTCGTCCTCGGCGACCGCGACGCAGGCCATCATCAGTTGCGAGGGGAACGGCCAGGGCTGGCTGGCGACGTAGCGCACGCCGCGCACCGCGACGCCGGCCTCCTCCTTGATCTCGCGCGCGACCGCTTCCTCGATCGATTCGCCGGGCTCCAGGAAGCCAGCGAGCGCGGAATAGCGCCCCGGCGGCCAGCCCTTGCCGCGCCCGAGCAAGGCCCGCCCGTCATGCTCGGCGATCATGATGACGACCGGATCGACGCGCGGAAAATGCTCCGCCTTGCAGCTCGGGCAGGTGCGACCCCACCCGCCCCGAAAGATGTCGGTCGCGGTGCCGCAATTGGCGCAGAAACCGTGCCGGGCATGCCAGTCGATCAGGCTGCGCGCGGCGGCATAGGTCGCCGCCTCGCCGGGCGCGAGGCTGTGCAACGCCGACATCAGCGCCGGGCTGCGCATCGCCGGCGCGTTAGACACGCGCATGCCGGGCACGAATGCGGCGAAATGCGCGCGGCCTCCGTCATCGAGCCCGAGCAGGATCGGCACGGCATCGTCGGGCAGATCGGCCAAAGTCGTCCAGCCGAGGCGACCATCGTTGGTCACCTCCGGCTGGAGCGCCTCGAGCTTGAGCAGGCGTGCACGCCAATCGCCTTGCGCGGCGGCCAGCGCGTCGGCATCGTGACGCAGTCGATCCGCGCGATCGAACGTGCCGCCGGTGAAGCCCGGCGCGGTCATGCCGTCATTCATTTGGCCGTCATGCGCGCCACGTCGGACAGGAAGGCGGGCAGCACCTCGGTGCGGATCGGATAGGTGTCGCCGGGGAAGTAGTTGACCATCACGTTGCCGCGCGCGTGCCGCGCGGGATCGACGAACGCCACCGTGCCGGCCGCACCGCCCCAGCCATAGGTGCCCTTGCCCGCGCCGCCGGGAAAGTCCTCGAGATAGACCGAACCGCCCGCACCGAAGCCCATCTTCGGCCCGCCGGTATTGCCGCCGGTCGCCGCGACGGTGCCCGAAAAGACCACGCCCATCGGCAGCAGATTGGACATCGCGAGCTTCGCCGTTTCCGTCTTCATGATGCGCACGCCGTCCAGCGTGCCATAATTCTGCAGCATGTGCAGGAACCGGTCGTAATCGCGCGCCGACATCACCAGCCCAGCGCCGCCGTACGGGAAGCTGGGGGCCTTGAGCCAGACCGAGGTGGCCGCGGCATCGAGCGGGATGCGCGCCTTGGCATCGATCTTCGACGTATCGAGGCTCGGGTTGAACTGCGCCATCGCTGCGCGCGTAAAGATGTAATTGGTCGACAGACGCGAGACCTCGCTCTGCGGCACGGTCCAGAAGCTGGAAGACATCTTCAACGGATCGAAGATGCGTTTCTGCACGAAGCCGTCGAACGACATGCCGCTGGCGACCTCGATCACGCGGCCCATCACGTCCAGGCCGATCGAGTAGCTCCATTTGGTGCCGGGTTCGTAGACCAGAGGCAGGCTGGCGACGCGGTTAGCGAATTCCTCCAGTGTGGCCGGACGCACCTTGCGCGACTGCGCCTCCAAGTCGTTGTTGACCTGCGCCGGATCGATGCCGAGCTTCTTGTATTCGGCCAGCAGTGGCCCCTTGGTGATGATCGAATAGCCCAGCCCCGCGCTGTGCGTCAGCAGCATGCGGATCGTGACCGGGCGAACGGCAGGGTGGCTGGCCAGGCTGTCCGGACCGTCCAGCACCTTCATGTCCTTGAACGCCGGGATATATTTGCTCACCGGGTCGTCGAGCTTCAGCTTGCCTTCCTCGACCAGGATCATCGCCGCCATGCCGGTGATCGGCTTGGTCATCGAATAGACCCGCCAGAGCGAATCCGGCCCGGCCTTCGCGGCGCTCGGGCCGTCGGCGATCGTGCCGGCGGATAGGAACATGGTCGGGCCGTCGCCGATGCCAAACGCGGCGACGATGCCGGGCATCTTGTTGTCGCGCACATAGCCATCGAGCACCGCCTGGGTCGCCGGCAGCGCCGAGGGCACGGCGCTGAGCGTCGGGGCGGGCGCGGCGGTGACGGGGGCGCTGGGTGCCGGGGCGGTTTGGGCGAAACCGGCGCCGGTCAGCAGGACCGCGCCCAACCCTGCGGACGCCAAAAGCTTGAACGATTTCATACCACTCTCCCGATCTCTGCCGCCGCCTTGGCGAAAACGCTGGGCAACCCCGCCGACTCGATGTCGGCTATCGGCCACCATTCCGAATTCGAATGCTCCGGCGCGCGCGCGACCGCAAGCGCGAGTTCGAGCCGGAAGTGCGTGAAGACATGGGAAACCGTCACATCCAGCATCCGCCAGTCGCCCGCGAACGGCGCATGGGCAAGACCGGGCGGCGCGTCTGCCCACGGTCCGGTCGGCAGCGCGCGCATTCCGCCGAGCAGGCCCCTGGGCGGGCGACGGACGAGCAGCACCTTACCGTCGCTTTCCGCCCAGAAGATCGTGCCGTAGCGTTGCGGGCGGACGGCCTTGGCCGGTTTGACCGGATAAGCCTCCGGCGCGCCCGAGGCGAAGCCGTCGCAGCGTTCGTGCAGCGGACAGACGAGACATTTCGGCGCGCGGACCGTGCAGATCGACGCGCCGAGATCCATCATCGCCTGTGCGAAATCCCCCGATCGCACGTCCGGCGTGATCGTGTCGGCGGCGGCGCGGATCGCCGCGCGCGCGCCGGGCAACGGGTCACGGATCGCGAAAAGGCGTGCGACGACGCGCTCGACATTGGCATCCACCACCACCGCGCGTTGCCCGAAGGCGATGCTGGCGATCGCGGCGGCGGTATAGTCGCCGATGCCGGGCAGCGCGCGCAGTTCGGCCTCGGTGCCGGGGAAGGATCCGTCGTGCTTCGCCACCACGACGCGGGCGCAGGCAACGAGGTTGCGGGCGCGGGCATAGTAACCGAGCCCCGCCCAGGCCGACATCAACTCCGCCTCGTCCGCACGCGCCAGCGCCGCGAAATCGGGCCAGCGGGTGGTGAACAGCGCGAACTTGGGCTTCACGGCCGCGACCGTCGTCTGCTGCAGCATGATCTCCGACAACCACACGCGATACGGATCCGGCGACGGCGTGCCGGGCGGCGCGCGCCACGGCAGCGCGCGGGCATGCGCATCGTACCAGGCGAGCAATAGCTCGGAAATGGAACCGTGTCGGGATCGGGGCTTTGCGGGCACGGCGCCGCTATGGCATGGGGGACGGGATGAGCAAGCGCGTCGTCTCCCCTCCCGAAGCAGAAGCGCCACGCGGCGGTCGCGCGCGCAGCGTGGCCGAACTGCTGCCCGATGTCGGGCGCGCGGCGTTCCGGCGATTCGGCTTCGTGCAGAGCGCCGTGGTCAGCCGCTGGGCGGAGATCGTCGGGCCGCGTTACGCCGGGGTGTCGGCCCCCGAATCGATCCGCTTCCCGCCGGGCAAGCGCGCCGGAGGCACGCTGAATCTCGTCGTGCGCGGGGCGCACGGCACGATGATGCAGCATATCGCGCCGGAGATCATCGAACGGGTCAACCGCTTCTTCGGCTATGAGGCGATCTGCAAGGTGCAGATGCGTCAGGGCGACGTGCCAGCCCCGCGCGTCCGCGCCGCGCCGCCGTCGCTGAAACCCGTACCGCTCGACCTAGGCGCAAGTTTGCGCACCATCGCCGATCCCGAACTCAAGGCCGTGCTTGAAGCGTTGGCCGCCGGTGTCGCCGCCACGCGTGGCGCGCCCGTCATTGGAACCCCCGACGAATGATCCGCTCCCTCTTCGCTCTCTTGCTCGCCCCCCTGCTGATCGGCGCCGCGCCCGCCCCGCGCGACTGGACCAAGACCGTGGCACGCACCGCAGACGGCGCGTTCGTCGTCGGCAATCCCAAAGCGAAGGTGAAGCTGGTCGAATATCTCAGCTACACCTGCCCGCACTGCGCGCATTATGCGGGCGAATCCGCGCCGACGCTGCGCGACAGGTTCGTCCGCTCGGGGTCGACCAGCGTCGAGATGCGGCACGCGACGCGCGACGATCTCGATCTCGCCGCCACGGTGATCGCGCGCTGCACCGGGCCGGCGGGCTTTCCCCGGACGACCGAGTTGATCTTCGCGCGGCAGGGCGACTGGTTCCCGCGCGGACTGGAATTCCGCCAGGCCAACGGATCGCGCCTCGCGCTCTATCCCACCGCGGGCAAGCTGCGCGCGCTGGCCGACGGCTCCGGCCTGACCGATATCGGCCGCGCGCAGGGTCTGAAGGACGCCGCGATCGACGCCTGCTTCGCCGACACGAAGGGCATGCTTCAGATCGCGGTGATGAGCGATCAATCGTGGAAGACGATCGCCGCCGCATCGCCCCCCGGCATGGGCGGCACGCCCACCTTCGTCGTCAACGGCAAGCCCTATCCGACGCTCGACTGGGCCGGATTGGAAAAGGTTCTGCGCGCCGCCGGCGCGAAATGATGTCCCCTAGGAGTGTACCTCGCATGAAGTTCCGTCTCGTCTCCGCCATCCTGCCGCTGATCGCGCTCGCCGCCTGCGGCGACAATGCCGGCACCGCCAATTCCGCCACGCCCGCCGCGCCGGTCGCCGCGGCCCCGGCTCCCGCGGGCCAGGATTGGACGCAGACCGTGGCGCAGACCAAGGAAGGCGGGTTCGTGATGGGCAACCCCGCCGCGCCGCTCAAGCTGGTCGAATACGGATCGCGCCTGTGCCCGACCTGCGGCGCGTTCGCCAATACCGGCATGAAGCCGTTGATCGACACCTATGTGAAGAGCGGCAAGGTATCATACGAGTTCCGCGAATATCTCGTCCACGGCGCGCCAGATTTCGCGCCGGCCCTGCTCGGCCGCTGCGTCGGCACGACGGCGTTCTTCCCGGTGCTGGAACAGATGTTCGCCGCGCAATCGACGATCCTGCCCAAGATGGAGGACGCTCA contains:
- the tkt gene encoding transketolase — its product is MSDTATADTRSKQDGTSLHEDGSLSRLTIDTIRTLTMDAVQKANSGHPGTPMAMAPVGYTLWSQFLRYDPAKPDWPNRDRFVLSVGHASMLLYALLHLAKVDEVDGKGNKTGHEAVSLNDIENFRQIGSKTPGHPEYRHTTGVETTTGPLGQGCGNSVGMAIAERWLAARYNKPDYTLFDHDVYTLAGDGDLMEGVSQEAASLAGHLRLSNLCWIYDSNHITIEGKTSLTFDEDVGKRFEAYGWNVIHVDDANDCAALAAALDTFRKTDDKPTMIIVHSVIGYGSPIAGTSKAHSDAMGDAVIAETKRAYGWPEDKTFYVPDGVVEHFNGAIADRGRPAREEWEATLAKYRTAFPDLATELDALLSDTLPEGWDADIPVFEPDAKGIASRDAAGKVLNAIVPKVPWLLGGSADLAPSTKTDIKGGKSFEPGSYDGVNFHFGVREHGMGAVVNGMSLSHLRGYGSTFFVFLDYMRPPVRLSALMEIGAVWIFTHDSIGVGEDGPTHQPIEQLAMLRATPGMDTIRPGDANEAAAAWKAIVKDSGHPHALVLSRQALPTLDRTKYASADGLEQGAYVLADSENPQVILIATGSEVSLAIGAYEQLKSEGIAARVVSMPSWFRYERQSDEYKESVLPKAIKARVSIEMGSEIGWDRYIGLEGKAISMATFGASAPLAKLADKFGFTIPKVVEVAKSVMETK
- the rpiA gene encoding ribose-5-phosphate isomerase RpiA; this translates as MSADDDKRLAAIAAAAEIDAGMIVGLGTGSTAAHLIAHLGERVRAGLKITAVATSLATEAAARAAGIAVLPLDDIAEIDIAIDGVDEIDGQARAIKGAGGAMLREKIVATAARRMIAIADGSKRVAMLGHAPVPVEVLPLARAFVADRIARLGATPVLRLRDGRPWRTDQDNLILDSKFPGAFDPLATAAQLAAIPGLLGHGLFLDEIDSAYIAHDGAVSRVDRAR
- a CDS encoding glutathione S-transferase codes for the protein MTAPILYSFRRCPYAIRARMALLVSGAAFATVEVKLRDKPAAMLAASPKGTVPVLVLPDGEVIDESLAIMRRALAENDPERWLAGDDADLIAANDGPFKHHLDRYKYPERHGSAPLEHRAAGLALLGGLETRLAGTTNLCGEARRLTDIALMPFVRQFAAVDRDWFDAQVLPNVQRWLAAHLGSPLFEQAMAK
- a CDS encoding Hsp70 family protein, with the protein product MQTEAVLGFDFGTTNSVAALSVGGAAPDMVAFDTPNGTDAVFRSALCFWQDEDVRGGLAVEAGPWAIAEYLDYPEASRFVQSFKSVAASPVFEHATIFERRFRFEEMGQLFLDKLAARSGGTLGGVPARIVVGRPVEYAGSRPDEALARTRYDAMFARFGADVHYVYEPVGAAFSFAARLTEPATVLVADFGGGTSDFSVVRVAAPGAERRCVPLGHAGIGIAGDRFDYRIVDRLVLPMLGKGGNYKSFDKVLEIPRGYFSDFADWSKLALMRNRKTLADLDKLRRSAIDQAAIGRMIAVIEQELGYPLYDAVGRLKRALSADTHAHFHFEGAGLEIEAEVTRAEFEGWIVGDIARIEQTVDRALAASGVTADGIDRVFLTGGTSLTPAVRALFVRRFGEDAIASGGELTSIAHGLALIGQEADLAAWSV
- the nudC gene encoding NAD(+) diphosphatase, encoding MTAPGFTGGTFDRADRLRHDADALAAAQGDWRARLLKLEALQPEVTNDGRLGWTTLADLPDDAVPILLGLDDGGRAHFAAFVPGMRVSNAPAMRSPALMSALHSLAPGEAATYAAARSLIDWHARHGFCANCGTATDIFRGGWGRTCPSCKAEHFPRVDPVVIMIAEHDGRALLGRGKGWPPGRYSALAGFLEPGESIEEAVAREIKEEAGVAVRGVRYVASQPWPFPSQLMMACVAVAEDDTITLDTNELEDAIWVSREEVRDVLAGGTGAFLPPPPYAIAFTLLTEWAKG
- a CDS encoding serine hydrolase domain-containing protein, whose product is MKSFKLLASAGLGAVLLTGAGFAQTAPAPSAPVTAAPAPTLSAVPSALPATQAVLDGYVRDNKMPGIVAAFGIGDGPTMFLSAGTIADGPSAAKAGPDSLWRVYSMTKPITGMAAMILVEEGKLKLDDPVSKYIPAFKDMKVLDGPDSLASHPAVRPVTIRMLLTHSAGLGYSIITKGPLLAEYKKLGIDPAQVNNDLEAQSRKVRPATLEEFANRVASLPLVYEPGTKWSYSIGLDVMGRVIEVASGMSFDGFVQKRIFDPLKMSSSFWTVPQSEVSRLSTNYIFTRAAMAQFNPSLDTSKIDAKARIPLDAAATSVWLKAPSFPYGGAGLVMSARDYDRFLHMLQNYGTLDGVRIMKTETAKLAMSNLLPMGVVFSGTVAATGGNTGGPKMGFGAGGSVYLEDFPGGAGKGTYGWGGAAGTVAFVDPARHARGNVMVNYFPGDTYPIRTEVLPAFLSDVARMTAK
- a CDS encoding A/G-specific adenine glycosylase; this encodes MLAWYDAHARALPWRAPPGTPSPDPYRVWLSEIMLQQTTVAAVKPKFALFTTRWPDFAALARADEAELMSAWAGLGYYARARNLVACARVVVAKHDGSFPGTEAELRALPGIGDYTAAAIASIAFGQRAVVVDANVERVVARLFAIRDPLPGARAAIRAAADTITPDVRSGDFAQAMMDLGASICTVRAPKCLVCPLHERCDGFASGAPEAYPVKPAKAVRPQRYGTIFWAESDGKVLLVRRPPRGLLGGMRALPTGPWADAPPGLAHAPFAGDWRMLDVTVSHVFTHFRLELALAVARAPEHSNSEWWPIADIESAGLPSVFAKAAAEIGRVV
- a CDS encoding DUF721 domain-containing protein; translation: MGDGMSKRVVSPPEAEAPRGGRARSVAELLPDVGRAAFRRFGFVQSAVVSRWAEIVGPRYAGVSAPESIRFPPGKRAGGTLNLVVRGAHGTMMQHIAPEIIERVNRFFGYEAICKVQMRQGDVPAPRVRAAPPSLKPVPLDLGASLRTIADPELKAVLEALAAGVAATRGAPVIGTPDE
- a CDS encoding DsbA family protein, whose protein sequence is MIRSLFALLLAPLLIGAAPAPRDWTKTVARTADGAFVVGNPKAKVKLVEYLSYTCPHCAHYAGESAPTLRDRFVRSGSTSVEMRHATRDDLDLAATVIARCTGPAGFPRTTELIFARQGDWFPRGLEFRQANGSRLALYPTAGKLRALADGSGLTDIGRAQGLKDAAIDACFADTKGMLQIAVMSDQSWKTIAAASPPGMGGTPTFVVNGKPYPTLDWAGLEKVLRAAGAK
- a CDS encoding DsbA family protein; protein product: MKFRLVSAILPLIALAACGDNAGTANSATPAAPVAAAPAPAGQDWTQTVAQTKEGGFVMGNPAAPLKLVEYGSRLCPTCGAFANTGMKPLIDTYVKSGKVSYEFREYLVHGAPDFAPALLGRCVGTTAFFPVLEQMFAAQSTILPKMEDAQAFQATLQGKPPEVFATAWAEKLGYIDFVKQRGLPEAKARACLTDKAEIDKMVKNMDLGTQMGVSGTPSFFLNGNPLQGAISWEQVEQQLKGAGA